A region from the Helicoverpa armigera isolate CAAS_96S chromosome 6, ASM3070526v1, whole genome shotgun sequence genome encodes:
- the LOC110375489 gene encoding uncharacterized protein LOC110375489, producing the protein MSRCSDEELIKVVQQYPIIYQPVPNDVTLSAHKNNLKIVWDEIYKHLKSNRLRVRWYEKYHTYIKLMMLIDTGTVSKKVLQACKDTNKFLDGSLSFLDPYISKETYLKIPFHVHKTINTRFGLPLKHGQSTNENIDYSINIVTHDQVLSLLQNRSDCTESFDMNFLFPIVYKAIQRKLKELLELEKKDNDETKPSPQQDLQLESELMIDENIKIENQDDIDTLEENTLLDTDTILEDDNLEQILPDGQIVYDESTVCEDLTEHSTASNNNEFMGNMSDVNMREFFNDLGETMSAELSYRKQKLLQLRINELLRSTFAQK; encoded by the exons ATGTCACGCTGTTCAGACGAAGAATTAATAAAAGTTGTTCAACAATATCCTATTATTTATCAACCAGTACCAAATGATGTGACACTGAGTGCCCACAAGAATAATTTGAAGATTGTCTGGGATGAGATCTATAAGCATCTGAAAT ctAACCGTCTCAGGGTTCGGTGGTATGAGAAATATcacacatacataaaattaatgatgttGATTGATACTGGAACTGTATCAAAGAAGGTTCTACAGGCCTGCAAGGACACTAACAAGTTTTTAGATGGCAGCTTAAGTTTTTTAGATCCATACATAAGCAAAGAAACTTACTTGAAAATACCATTTCATGTCCACAAAACTATAAACACCAGATTTGGTTTACCATTAAAACATGGTCAAAgtacaaatgaaaatattgattaCAGTATTAATATTGTTACTCATGATCAAGTGttatccttattacaaaacagGAGTGACTGTACAGAGAGCTTTGatatgaattttctttttccCATAGTTTATAAAGCCATACAACGTAAATTAAAGGAGCTACTAGAACTAGAAAAGAAAGATAATGATGAAACAAAACCATCTCCACAACAAGATCTACAATTAGAAAGTGAACTCATGattgatgaaaatattaagatagAAAATCAAGATGACATTGACACACTTGAAGAAAACACATTACTTGATACTGATACAATTCTTGAAGATGATAATTTAGAACAAATTTTACCAGATGGCCAAATAGTGTATGATGAGTCAACTGTTTGTGAAGATCTAACTGAACACAGTACGGCGTCCAATAATAATGAGTTTATGGGCAATATGAGTGATGTTAACATGAGAGAATTTTTCAATGATCTGGGTGAAACCATGAGTGCAGAATTGTCATATAGGAAACAAAAGTTACTGCAGTTACGAATAAATGAACTACTAAGAAGTACATTCGCACAGAAGTGA
- the LOC110375472 gene encoding ras-related protein Rab-14, producing the protein MTSGPYNYSYIFKYIIIGDMGVGKSCLLHQFTDKKFMADCPHTIGVEFGTRIIEVAGQKIKLQIWDTAGQERFRAVTRSYYRGAAGALMVYDITRRSTYNHLSSWLTDTRNLTNPSTVIFLIGNKSDLDGQRDVTYEEAKQFADENGLMFVEASAKTGQNVEEAFLETAKKIYQSIQDGRLDLNAAESGVQHKPASPGRPLAAPPAARDNCAC; encoded by the exons ATGACATCAGGACCATACAACTActcttatatatttaaatatattatcattgGCGATATGGGAGTTGGGAAATCATGTCTTTTGCACCAATTCACGGACAAGAAAT TCATGGCTGATTGTCCTCATACAATCGGTGTAGAATTCGGAACCCGCATTATTGAGGTTGCTGGACAAAAAATCAAATTGCAGATATGGGACACAGCAGGACAAGAAAGATTTAGGGCCGTAACTCGGTCATACTACAGAGGGGCAGCTGGAGCCCTTATGGTATATGACATAACCAGAAG ATCCACTTACAATCATCTTAGTAGCTGGCTTACAGACACACGAAACTTAACTAACCCCAGCACTGTGATATTCTTAATTGGTAACAAATCAGATTTGGATGGACAAAGAGATGTAACATACGAAGAAGCAAAGCAATTTGCCGACGAAAATGGGCTTATGTTTGTTGAGGCTAGTGCCAAGAC TGGTCAAAATGTGGAGGAAGCCTTTCTTGAAACAGCTAAGAAAATATATCAGAGCATTCAAGACGGGCGACTCGACTTGAACGCAGCAGAGTCGGGAGTGCAGCACAAGCCGGCGTCGCCGGGCCGCCCGCTGGCTGCACcgccggccgcgcgcgacaactGCGCCTGCTAA
- the LOC110375491 gene encoding bublin coiled-coil protein, with protein sequence MAGQDQNNGNQNGVLDNNEIEPTQQSDVEEETAVEEYIMLDSKLDELNTALDYLEKKNDDIHERLKELLQSNIDVRQELRNESAESTPNK encoded by the exons ATGGCTGGTCAAGATCAGAATAACGGCAACCAAAATGGTGTTTTAGACAACAATGAAATAGAACCGACGCAACAGAGTGATGTTGAGGAGGAAACTGCCGTCGAAG AATACATCATGTTGGATTCTAAATTGGATGAGTTAAACACAGCATTAGATTATTTGGAAAAAAAGAATGACGACATACATGAAAGATTGAAGGAGCTATTGCAATCCAATATTGATGTCAGGCAAGAATTACGAAATGAAAGCGCAGAATCAACTCccaataagtaa
- the LOC110375476 gene encoding probable NADH dehydrogenase [ubiquinone] iron-sulfur protein 6, mitochondrial, protein MNRTLSKLHMKRYVMLGRVAPSTIRCMSTKIEDVSTHTGQKWQSDDYRLVRFMNAPKQVNPNWAVNLIAEVPPKEVKERVVWCDGGSGPEGHPRVYINLDKPGDHSCGYCGLRFVKKDGH, encoded by the exons ATGAACAGAACATTGTCAAAACTCCATATGAAACGATACGTTATGCTCGGCCGTGTCGCACCATCTACAATCCGATGCATGTCTACCAAAATTGAAGATGTTTCTACGCATACAGGCCaa aaatggCAATCTGATGACTACAGGCTAGTACGATTTATGAATGCCCCTAAGCAAGTCAACCCCAACTGGGCAGTCAACTTAATAGCAGAAGTACCACCAAAAGAAGTCAAGGAAAGGGTAGTGTGGTGTGATGGTGGCAGTGGACCTGAGGGCCATCCTCGAGTCTATATTAACTTG GACAAACCTGGTGATCACTCCTGCGGATACTGTGGACTGCGCTTTGTAAAAAAAGACGGTCactaa
- the Kap3 gene encoding kinesin-associated protein 3 yields the protein MSPVESVPVAVLNCIDDYVELLYDDIPEKIKGSALILQLARNPDNLIELARNEALLSALSRVLREEWKRSIELSTNIVYTFFCFSTYNEFHPVIIQYKIGSLCMDVIDYELKRYDQWKEKVEGKKQVVTPDKSELPKSRIPEPKRRPKSGTWAVADVNMQKSRTLVSSYHEDLCSASDDFLSKSDEEQMKRKLKTLSKRQEQLLRVAFYMLLNIADNIKVEEKMHKKDIVGLLIGAMERHSNIDLLILIVSFLQKLSIFIENKNSMASRGIVEKLAPLMDSSNADLVNVTLKLLFNLTFDTKLRNKMIKLGLLPKFIQFTSDDKHINLAMKILYHLSMDDRVKLMFTQSDCVKLLTDMLLLNVGGEGAGAGTTDVLLALCINLAWCERAAQQMAGEGRLRDLLARAFRHRNAMLMKLVRNLSHHAINKPLFVEFVGDIAGAVTNGDASEEFTVECLGTLNNILNINNNIDIFAVVERYNLIPCIMKILDPEGSADPELVLEGVVAAGALSGDERAAAALLRAGAAHALVAHLRLRQADDDHVLQTVFAFRQLLAHPRAADYLVQRTEAPAYLIDLMQDKNSEIRKMCDNCLDIISQMQNEWAARIKVERFRCHNGQWLSVVETLGAEGGTGDATDDLPPYLSAEYLTTHRLTTSDSQTSLNDDSDSFSGDVSLNRVNSRNTLNDRADEFYGGTDNIVKSTEKDEFAKDINIFA from the exons ATGAGTCCAGTAGAGAGTGTACCAGTTGCTGTATTAAATTGCATAGATGATTATGTTGAACTACTCTATGATGACATACCAGAAAAAATTAAAGGATCTGCTCTGATCCTGCAGCTCGCAAGAAATCCTGATAATCTAATAGAACTGGCAAGAAATG AGGCTTTGCTTAGTGCCCTATCAAGAGTTCTAAGAGAGGAATGGAAAAGGAGTATTGAATTAAGCACAAACATAGTCTATACATTCTTCTGCTTCTCTACTTATAATGAATTTCATCCTGTCATTATTCAATACAAAATCGGATCACTGTGTATGGACGTAATAGATTATGAACTGAAGAGATATGATCAATGGAAGGAAAAAGTCGAGGGAAAAAAGCAGGTTGTAACACCTGATAAG AGTGAATTGCCGAAAAGTCGTATTCCTGAACCAAAGCGTCGTCCAAAGTCAGGAACATGGGCTGTTGCCGATGTAAATATGCAAAAGTCAAGGACGCTAGTATCCAGTTACCATGAAGACCTATGTAGCGCCTCTGACGACTTTCTATCAAAAAGCGATGAAGAACAAATGAAGCGCAAATTAAAAACACTATCAAAGCGACAGGAACAGTTGTTGAGAGTTGCCTTTTACATGCTGCTGAATATTGCAGACAACATAAAAGTTGAAGAGAAAATGCATAAGAAAGATATTGTTGGCTTGCTTATCGGTGCCATGGAGAGACATTCAAATATTGATCTCCTCATTCTAATAGTATCATTTCTACAAAAACTTTccattttcatagaaaataaaaatagcatggCATCACGAGGAATAGTTGAAAAATTAGCACCATTGATGGATTCTTCTAATGCTGATCTAGTCAACGTCACTTTGAAattgttgtttaatttaacGTTTGATACAAAATTGCgaaacaaaatgataaaattaggcttattaccaaagtTTATACAGTTTACaa GTGATGACAAACATATTAACCTGGCTATGAAAATTCTATACCATTTGAGTATGGATGATAGAGTCAAACTGATGTTTACGCAATCTGACTGTGTTAAACTG TTGACGGACATGCTGCTGCTGAACGTGGGCGGCgagggcgcgggcgcgggcacGACGGACGTGCTGCTGGCGCTGTGCATCAACCTGGCGTGGTGCGAGCGCGCGGCGCAGCAGATGGCGGGCGAGGGCCGCCTGCGCGACCTGCTGGCGCGCGCCTTCCGCCACCGCAACGCCATGCTCATGAAGCTCGTGCGCAACCTCTCCCATCACGCCATCAATAAACCTCTTTTTGTT GAATTTGTAGGGGACATAGCAGGAGCTGTCACAAATGGAGATGCCAGTGAAGAGTTTACAGTGGAATGTTTGGGAACTCTTAATAACATACTGAACATCAATAACAACATCGACATATTCGCAGTCGTAGAACGATACAATTTGATTCcctgtattatgaaaattttaGATCCAG AGGGCAGTGCGGACCCGGAGCTGGTGCTGGAGGGCGTGGTGGCGGCGGGCGCGCTGAGCGGCGACGAGCGCGCGGCCGCGGCGCTGCtgcgcgccggcgccgcgcacGCGCTCGTGGCGCACCTGCGTCTGCGCCAGGCCGACGACGACCACGTGCTGCAGACCGTCTTCGCCTTCCGCCAGCTGCTCGCGCACCCGCGCGCCGCCGACTACCTCGTGCAGCGCACTG AAGCTCCAGCATATCTTATCGATCTCATGCAAGATAAGAACTCGGAGATACGTAAAATGTGCGACAACTGCCTTGACATCATTTCACAGATGCAAAATGAGTGGGCAGCTAGAATAAAG GTGGAAAGATTTCGATGTCACAACGGCCAGTGGCTGTCGGTAGTGGAAACTCTCGGCGCTGAGGGTGGCACAGGAGATGCTACAGACGACCTGCCTCCCTACTTGTCAGCCGAGTATCTTACTACACATCGCCTTACTACGTCAG aTTCACAGACTTCACTAAATGATGACTCTGATAGTTTTTCTGGAGATGTTAGTTTGAATCGCGTCAACAGCAG aaacACGTTAAACGACCGGGCAGATGAATTTTACGGTGGAACAGATAACATAGTAAAGTCTACTGAAAAGGACGAGTTTGCTAAGGacattaatatttttgcctaa